A genomic segment from Nicotiana sylvestris chromosome 1, ASM39365v2, whole genome shotgun sequence encodes:
- the LOC138872807 gene encoding uncharacterized protein → MTEDYIREEVREVLGVLKGYSGGHQGDWWWNDVVQGKVEAKKVAYIKLVESISEDQRRANRERYKETRKEGKLAVTEANTDVFGRLYEELRGKRYQVTKSYHESLGEGGGREDKEGGVYIGKPAQVHAGSFYYGSYPPYQEVGRIIQGRKRDLHMVFVDLEKAYDKVPKDVLWRCLEVKGMPMAYIRVIKDMYDGAITRDRIVRGDSEPFSEVMGLHQGFALNPFLFALAMDALTHHIQGEVPWCILFADDIVLIDET, encoded by the exons ATGACGGAGGACTATATAAGGGAGGAAGTGAGAGAGGTGTTAGGAGTTTTGAAAGGTTACTCTGGTGGGCACCAAGGtgattggtggtggaatgacgtggtccaaggtaaagtggaagcaaagaaagTGGCGTACATTAAGTTAGTAGAGAGCATCAGCGAGGATCAGAGGAGAGCGAATAGAGAAAGATATAAGGAGACTAGGAAGGAGGGAAAATTAGCGGTCACAGAGGCTAATACTGATGTATTTGGTCGGCTATATGAGGAACTTCGAGGCAAAA GGTATcaagttactaagtcataccatgaaagtttgggagagggtggtggaagggAGGATAAAGAGGGCGGTGTCTATATTGGAAAACCAGCTCAGGTTCATGCCGGGTCGTTCTACTatggaagctatccaccttatcagGAGGTTGGTAGAATAATACAGGGTAGGAAGAGggatttgcatatggtgtttGTTGACCTAGAGAAGGCGTATGACAAGGTCCCCAAGGATGTCCTTTGGAGGTGTCTAGAGGTGAAAGGTATGCCGATGGCTTACATTAGGGTGataaaggatatgtatgatggagctataACTCGGGATAGGATTGTGAGAGGTGACTCAGAGCCTTTTTCGGaggttatggggttacaccaaggattTGCGCTCAACCCGTTCTTATTTGCCCTGGCGATGGATGCACTGACACACCATATCCAAggagaggtgccatggtgcatatTGTTTgctgatgatatagttctgattgatgagacatGA
- the LOC104226617 gene encoding uncharacterized protein: MGILEAFPSSPYGGHHGGARTATKVLTCGFYWPTIYKDASELVKHCDEYQRAGGISRKNEMPLTTILEINIFDFWGINFIGPFMSSYGNTYILVAVDYVSKWVESVALPKNEARSVVTFLKKNIFTKFGTLRAIISDGFLIELLA; this comes from the exons ATGGGAATTCTTGAGGCTTTCCCCTCTTCACcgtatggtggtcatcatggtggagctaGAACGGCTACAAAGGTTTTgacttgtggattctattggcctaccaTCTACAAGGACGCTAGTGAGCTTGTCAAGCATTGTGATGAGTACCAAAGGGCCGGTGGGATTTCTAGGAAGAATGAGATGCCCCTTACCACCATTTTAGAGATTAATATCTTTGATTTTTGGGGTATTAATTTTATAGGACCATTCATGAGCTCATATGGGAATACTTATATTTTGGTAGCTGTGGACTAtgtgtcaaaatgggttgaaTCTGTGGCTTTACCCAaaaatgaagctcgaagtgtggtgacATTCTTGAAAAAGAACATCTTCACAAAGTTTGGTACTCTGAGggccattattagtgatgggt ttttgattgagttgttagcatga
- the LOC138872817 gene encoding uncharacterized protein: protein MPTKRIGQENLMMLFGHIERPTKILIGMSPYRLMFGKVRHLPVELEHKVMWALKKLNLECDVAVNLRVAQLNELDEFRYHGYTSSSLYKEKMKYIHNKEFKEGDLVLLFNSRLRMFPGKLKSKWSGPFEVVNVTPFGALDLKNKSDEVFRVNGHRIKHYLGNADDGHIVAVLHFK, encoded by the coding sequence ATGCCAACCAAACggattggtcaagaaaacttgatgatgctctttgggcatATAGAACGTCCTACAAAAATATTGATCGggatgtctccataccggttaATGTTCGGGAAGGTGCGTCATCTTCCAGTGGAACTTGAGCATAAGGTCATGTGGGCTTTAaagaagttgaaccttgagtgTGATGTCGCCGTAAACCTAAGAGTGGCACAATTGAATGAGTTAGATGAGTTTCGGTATCATGGCTACACAAGCTCGTCCCtttacaaggagaagatgaagtacaTCCACAACAAGGAGTTTAAAGAGGGTGATCTTGTGttattgttcaattcccggttacggatgtttccgggcaagttgaagtcaaaatggagtggcccatttgaagtggtgaatgtaaccccctttggtgctctagatttgaaaaataagaGCGACGaggtgtttagagtcaatgggcaccgCATTAAACATTATCTTGGCAATGCTGATGATGGCCACATTGTGGcggttcttcatttcaaatga
- the LOC104226619 gene encoding uncharacterized protein, whose protein sequence is MGPKEGKGNKVSYRLRIASWNIGTLTGKSIEMAKILQKRGVNIACVQETRWVVLKAKNVDKYKLWFSGVMKGKDGVGILVYRELRESVVEVRRVNDRLMAIKEALDEVVRGIPPTEKLFIGADFNDHIGLSAGGYGEVHGGFGFGDMNRGSTSLLDFARAFELVIVNSMFPKREEHLVTFRSMVAKTQIDYLFLRRYGRGCARIAR, encoded by the exons ATGGGGCCTAAAGAGGGTAAAGGGAACAAGGTCTCCTATAGATTGAGAATTGCTTCGTGGAATATAGGGACATTGACGGGTAAGTCTATAGAGATGGCGAAGATTCTCCAGAAGAGGGGGGTAAATATAGCGTGTGtgcaggagactaggtgggtagtATTGAAAGCGAAGAATGTAGACAAGTATAAATTGTGGTTCTCCGGAGTCATGAAGGGTAAGGACGGAGTGGGCATTTTGGTGTATAGGGAGCTTAGAGAGTCGGTAGTAGAGGTTAGGCGAGTAAATGACAGATTAATGGCGATTAAG GAGGCGCTGGATGAGGTGGTGCGGGGTATTCCGCCTACGGAGAAGCTATTCATAGGAGCGGATTTCAATGATCATATTGGGTTGTCTGCTGGTGGATATGGTGAGGTGCACGGTGGCTTCGGCTTTGGTGATATGAACAGGGGTAGTACCTCATTGTTGGATTTCGCTAGAGCTTTTGAGTTGGTGATCGTGAACTCTATGTTTCCAAAGAGGgaggaacatttggttactttccGGAGTATGGTGGctaagactcagattgactatctcttCCTCAGGAGGTATGGTAGgggttgtgcgaggattgcaagGTGA